The DNA region catattcttttccattatggtttatcacaggatattgaatatagttccttgtgctatacagtaggaccttgttgtttatccatttctttaaaaataaaaacaatcccaCAGCATTTATTGTCATCTGGTAATAACATAAAGGTGAGCAAAACAATATGAATAAATGCTTTAGAGTTACACTTCTAACAAAGGACACCTAAACAAACTGCATTGCCTTCTCAACAATTTCTCACTTCATTGATCATTTCTAGTTGGAGACACTTTGGAGCAGAATAATGTTATCTCCTTTCAGCATGATCCGACCCAGTTGTTTTCTTGACTTCGGTTTAGAATGAATCTCTTCTGCATCATCTAATACGAGCTTCATATACTCATCAAAACCAGTGATACAGCCCTGTGTCCGCATATTCACTTGCTCATAAAGCCACACCTGAATCCGAGATATATTTTGCAAGTATCTGAAGATGAGATTGATGGGCTGCACCATCACCTTCTGCACCTTCTGGCCCTGGCCCCGGTACGCCATGGTGGAAGCTCACAAAGACCACACTATCCCACACACTCTATCCATCtgatatataatagtttacatccactaatcctaaactcccagttgtcccccctccccaccccctggcccccttggcaaccacaagtctgttctctgtatctgtgagtctgtttgtgttttgtagataatgttcatttgtgtcggggttttttgtttgtttggttggttttttttgctgtgccgCATGGTGTGCAGAATCTtattttcctgaccagggatcaaacctgtgccccctgcagtggaagcatggagtcttaaccactggaccaccagggaaggccctgtgttgtattttagattccacatatcagtgatatcatatggcccatacccttatcttgcccctccccaatACTTGATTCATATTTGGGACCATAGCTCTTTTTAGTCGGTGAGttttaaatttaacatattcTTTTGAAAGGAGTCATGATTGAAAAT from Lagenorhynchus albirostris chromosome 6, mLagAlb1.1, whole genome shotgun sequence includes:
- the LOC132521776 gene encoding small nuclear ribonucleoprotein E-like, whose amino-acid sequence is MAYRGQGQKVQKVMVQPINLIFRYLQNISRIQVWLYEQVNMRTQGCITGFDEYMKLVLDDAEEIHSKPKSRKQLGRIMLKGDNIILLQSVSN